A region of the Drosophila subobscura isolate 14011-0131.10 chromosome J, UCBerk_Dsub_1.0, whole genome shotgun sequence genome:
GACACCTAGGCTCCCAAATGCTGACATCATATGTCAATTGGCTAAATTAGTTTACATTTAATAAATGTAACCCAAAAGCACATTAGGCGAGAAGGGACGTTcgagacgctttttacgcgtcacaacttttatacccggtactcagtaggacatctgtaccttagtggttttttctaattttacattttacattttttctgcatctgtcatctacatctacatcacttctcacgccaacacgctctgtTAGCtgtgcaaataataaaaaaaaagctgctagACGGGGTGGGCCTatccactgaaaattaatttctgggTATAATATCCAATGATCCAATTTGATTCCTAATCGGTGATCTTATAGATCCTACAGAATGgcttttttcgttttcttttgtcttcaaaattgtggctgggAGATATTCTCGCCCTTTTGCAGAGGTGGAAGGGGgtggggcgaaattttgaaatacacttgtaacagtgtgagcatacagctcTAGTTTTTaaagtctctgagatccaggcgctcaacaagacgggcGGACAGACGGCCATACGGACGGACCTGTGTACtctgtggggtcggaaacccttccttctgtgtgttacattttttcgcacaaatacaatatgccctaattactcttcgagtaccggctataaaaatagaaaatgcaaattaacaGCAGGTTATTTGATTGGAAGTTGGATAAATAACTTTCACGTTGTACGATACGTGAACCATACTGAAAATCGGGCCCACATTTATACAtgtaaacaaatattcaacagATTTATGGGTAACTCACTCTACATTTATGTCTCCCAACGGGACTTAGGAGAGATCACCTCTTCTTGCTGACATCCATTACTAATCTCATCATAATCTTCATCAATAGCTTCCAATTAGATGTTTAAAGTGTGAtaaacccaaataaatattgttacAAACAGTAtagatatttttaaaatattcaacaattacatggttatttattattcaacaaaaaatCCTAATATGAAATCCTAATGTTTCCCTTTGGTTCGAATCGGATAAAAAACATTCCTTGAAGTAAAAATTTCCCTTGACTCAGATGGTATACACCATAACTGGTCTGGAGCGTATGATCTGGGCGGACCGGAACTTCTCTGGCACTGGACGGCGACTGCGAAGGCGACCGTTGCGTGGCTGGATTAGACTGGCAGGAATGGGCTCTGCAGCTAAGGAATCATCTAATTGGTCCTGATCCGCTGGAGCAGCGTCAGCAGGAGGCCCATAGGTGTTGTCCGGCTCGGCAGGGGGTCCGTACGTGTTGTCCGGCTCAGCGGGCGGGCCATATGTCAGATCTGGCTGCGCCTCTGTCTCCGTGGGCAGGTCGAAGGGCACCTCGGGAGTGACACCCGCTGCTGGATAGGGCGCCGAGGCTGGCGTCGGGGCAACGTCAAGAGAGGGATCCGCTGAGTCCTGCGGTGCCTCCTCCTGTCGAGCCAGTTGGAACCGGGAGGAGCGACTGCGGAATCTGGCTGGCTccgccagagccacagaggcaacagcggcgagcaggagcagcgagCAAGTAAACTTGTGGGCCATGTTGAGTTGCTATCGGTTGGTCTTAGAATGTTGTCAGTCACTCGGCATCGAGGGGTTTTTATACATCAAACTTCAATTTTTCGGCACTCATATTTGGCACATTGAGGGACACACCGACGTGACAATATTTAGTCAAGGGCCCATGTCTTAGCCATAACAATTGGCCATTAAGCATTACTGGCCACTTAATTGTTGACTTTTATCATGGCCCAACAGCGGTATAAGACTACCACTGGGCTCAATTTTCGATCAGAGTTTCCATTGAATTTTCGGCATCGAATTTTGAATACCAAACATTTCCCCTTTCGGCTCTACTGTCAGCTGCGGCGCCTGCTTAgttttcaaatagttgccgTCTGCTTGATATGCAGGGCGTTGTGGGGTTGGTCTAGAATCACCTGGGACGGGCCACAGTGAGCCAACTATAAAAGTTAAAGCTCCATATACGATCGGCAACAAAGCGTCGCAGCAACTCACACGATCATGGCACGCTCTCAGCTCTTTGGATCGCTCCTTCTCCTGGCCTTCTTGGCCGTCAGTTTTGGAGCACAGTTGCCATTCGGCAGACAGAAGGTGGTGCCCACTCCA
Encoded here:
- the LOC117894556 gene encoding protein transport protein sec31, translated to MAHKFTCSLLLLAAVASVALAEPARFRSRSSRFQLARQEEAPQDSADPSLDVAPTPASAPYPAAGVTPEVPFDLPTETEAQPDLTYGPPAEPDNTYGPPAEPDNTYGPPADAAPADQDQLDDSLAAEPIPASLIQPRNGRLRSRRPVPEKFRSAQIIRSRPVMVYTI